In Streptomyces nojiriensis, one genomic interval encodes:
- a CDS encoding non-ribosomal peptide synthetase produces MNTTATATTLGAAFTAVARAHPHRTALIHGDLRIGYGELAARAAAAARRLAARRLAGRTAPGESVGICARRSPGTIAALLGTVLAGGAYLPLDPDAPDERIRALVLDSGLRTVFAAGQDTARLRTLLPAGVTVLPVDENAPAPDLAPDLDLDPDPGQSPPYAPGAGRTAYVIHTSGSTGAPKGVRVAHHSVLALAHAPEAGLTADDTVLQLAPLHVDPSVFEIWGALLNGARLVLPRSARPGVHDIGRECARHGVTVLRLAAPLFRLAMEHITADLSGLRLCVSGGDRADADAVRTALRELPGCRIVNGYGPTETTVYACWQTFDSPDDWDDAWRDVPIGRPFAGATAHVLRPDRTPAAPGEEGELCIGGPGVAQGYRGEPQRTAERFVPEPGRPGRTAYLTGDRVRRLPGGELAFLGRFDDQVKIRGHRVEPAEAERALLTHPAVREAVVVPYGAADARRLAAYVTLTPVGDPAPDASSAPDESSAPGAPASVGAQAHPVVPAAPADAVAPTAPGVPAAALIAHIARLLPEPAVPAAVTVLPELPATANGKTDRRLLAALADRAAAAGTGPAGSAPASPGTEEGSALRAVSAHWEAVLGRAAGPDTDFFAAGGDSLSALAILARLERDQGVALTIADLFTTPTIRALAARVATATATAAADPAPVPPGPAPAPAADSGRLPLSPAQEGIWFEQEATGSTGRYVIGRGYFVDGPLDPARLRTALTLLGRRQAALRTVVRHDADGRWQSLTADPGAAVRHIDLTGVPAGERQALARALAAEHRTAEPDAEGTRLLRTLVLTLDARSALLYFAVHHAIADDWSLDLFTSELSALYADPAADLPPLDPGYPEHLRGSLAPRPERLAAATRFWQGALDGGAAALDLVTDRPRPAVLSGSGNRVRLRIGAAQHARHAEAARRHGVSPYMFGLAGVYTVLAAHTERDTLTLGALAAGRNRAGAQGLVGCFVNLLPVRIEADADTTTGVLLARVRAACTEALHHEDVPFQAVGRELAQAAGGRAAVPFQAVVNHRQRRPLPLELPGARTAPWDAGDRDTATFELSFTFQEDGDGLDIEVEFSTDLYDRATAQRLAGQLAAVLDRLADGDPPLHDVTLYEPGEHERLIRAPEPGPRAARTTLPALVARQVAARPHKTAVVGADTSLTYAELDRLSDTVAARLATRGIRPGDRIAVCLERTPLLAATLLGVLKAGAAYVPLDPAYPARRLRHCIGDADAGALVCAKDTADTLFGPGTEGSGPPVLDIEALTAPGERTPPAAHRGDPADPAYVIYTSGSTGRPRGVAVSHGAVANTLLACLGRHPFTADDVWLQLTSPGFDVAAFEQFMPLVSGATLVYADDATRADGPALTHTLRTAGVTVMVTVPSLLRALDRPDLAGVRVLVVAGEPADVHDTRHFAADRVVVNGYGPAEAAILATTHRADPADDRARVPVGTALSGTAAHVVDRHGRLAATGVPGELWLSGAGLGDGYLGDPERTGASFTTHPALTGASRCYRTGDRVRRLSDGSIDYLGRLDHQIKLRGFRIEPGEIEAALAEHPGVREAVAVLLGAGADAELAVGYVGTAAPGDARAHLARLLPAHMVPRLAVPVPAIPTGSHGKADRPALAARLAAVRRQRPHPADAGADGPANGTERRLLALWEDVLGGPAGSPDEDFFARGGHSLRVIRLLGRIEREYGVRIAVADFLAAPTVREVARLLEGSGPAGIPARSRSAHPGTGRPAGPAARPVGPDDARLDPGIVFRGRPGPFDPRDAVLLTGATGYVGSHVLAELLDRTTGPVLCLVRAEDPDAARRRLSAALRSRGLRPDASDPRIVPVPGDLTRPGLGLDGTDREHVVRATTVLHLGAEVHHVSGFHHLAAANVGGTAELLRICAEGRPARLHHVSTLGVFRDAPGGDRPRTITEATPAAAERHPRGRGYAAAKWAAEHLVAQALARGADARIYRLGRAGGSTTGAVSEDDFLSRLLVTSTALGCHPDDPRLATDALPVDTMARALVALALADGAPGTVHHLHHPRRTPLAELLAVHDRRTGRTTPAVPLDTWLGRLADAEAGGTALPALAYREYFRDLRDHPDARLPDHRNDATLAALRAHGISPPALDDALVGRWWQNLDRSTRA; encoded by the coding sequence GTGAACACCACCGCCACCGCCACCACCCTCGGCGCGGCCTTCACCGCCGTGGCCCGGGCCCACCCCCACCGGACCGCCCTGATCCACGGCGACCTGCGCATCGGCTACGGCGAACTCGCCGCCCGGGCCGCGGCCGCCGCCCGCCGCCTCGCCGCCCGCCGCCTCGCCGGCCGGACCGCCCCCGGCGAGAGCGTCGGGATCTGCGCCCGGCGCTCGCCCGGCACCATCGCCGCCCTTCTGGGGACGGTGCTGGCCGGGGGTGCGTACCTGCCGCTGGACCCCGACGCGCCGGACGAGCGGATCCGCGCCCTCGTCCTGGACAGCGGGCTGCGCACCGTCTTCGCCGCCGGGCAGGACACCGCGCGGCTGCGCACCCTCCTGCCCGCCGGAGTGACGGTCCTGCCCGTCGACGAGAACGCACCGGCCCCGGACCTGGCCCCGGACCTGGACCTGGATCCCGACCCGGGCCAGAGCCCGCCGTACGCCCCCGGGGCCGGGCGGACCGCCTACGTCATCCACACCTCCGGCAGCACCGGCGCCCCCAAGGGCGTCCGGGTCGCGCACCACTCCGTCCTCGCGCTGGCGCACGCCCCCGAGGCCGGGCTGACCGCCGACGACACCGTCCTGCAGCTCGCCCCGCTCCATGTGGACCCGTCCGTCTTCGAGATCTGGGGTGCCTTGCTCAACGGCGCCCGGCTCGTGCTCCCGCGGTCCGCCCGGCCCGGCGTCCACGACATCGGCCGGGAGTGCGCCCGCCACGGCGTGACCGTGCTGCGGCTGGCCGCCCCCCTGTTCCGGCTGGCCATGGAGCACATCACCGCGGACCTGAGCGGGCTGCGCCTGTGCGTCTCCGGCGGCGACCGGGCCGACGCGGACGCGGTACGGACCGCCCTGCGCGAGCTGCCCGGCTGCCGGATCGTCAACGGCTACGGACCCACGGAGACCACGGTCTACGCCTGCTGGCAGACCTTCGACAGCCCGGACGACTGGGACGACGCCTGGCGGGACGTGCCGATCGGCCGCCCCTTCGCCGGCGCCACCGCCCACGTCCTGCGCCCCGACCGCACCCCGGCCGCCCCCGGCGAGGAGGGTGAACTCTGCATCGGCGGCCCGGGCGTCGCCCAGGGCTACCGCGGCGAGCCGCAGCGCACCGCCGAGCGGTTCGTCCCCGAGCCCGGCCGGCCCGGCCGCACCGCCTACCTGACCGGCGACCGGGTCCGCCGGCTCCCCGGCGGCGAACTCGCCTTCCTGGGGCGCTTCGACGACCAGGTCAAGATCCGCGGCCACCGCGTCGAACCGGCCGAAGCCGAACGGGCACTGCTGACCCACCCGGCGGTCCGGGAGGCGGTCGTGGTCCCGTACGGCGCCGCGGACGCCCGCCGACTGGCCGCGTACGTGACCCTGACACCGGTCGGCGACCCCGCCCCGGACGCGTCGTCCGCCCCGGACGAGTCCTCCGCCCCCGGCGCCCCCGCCTCCGTCGGTGCCCAGGCCCATCCCGTCGTCCCGGCGGCCCCGGCCGACGCGGTCGCCCCGACCGCTCCCGGCGTCCCGGCCGCCGCGCTGATCGCCCACATCGCCCGGCTGCTGCCCGAACCGGCGGTCCCGGCTGCCGTCACCGTCCTGCCGGAGCTGCCGGCCACCGCCAACGGCAAGACCGACCGCCGTCTGCTCGCCGCCCTCGCCGACCGCGCTGCCGCGGCGGGCACCGGTCCGGCCGGCTCCGCCCCGGCGAGCCCCGGTACGGAGGAGGGCTCCGCCCTGCGCGCCGTCTCCGCGCACTGGGAAGCCGTGCTCGGCCGCGCGGCCGGCCCGGACACCGACTTCTTCGCCGCCGGCGGCGACTCCCTGTCCGCGCTGGCGATCCTCGCCCGGCTCGAACGCGACCAGGGTGTGGCCCTGACGATCGCCGACCTCTTCACCACCCCCACGATCCGGGCCCTGGCGGCCCGCGTGGCCACCGCCACCGCCACTGCCGCCGCCGACCCGGCGCCGGTACCACCCGGGCCCGCCCCCGCCCCCGCCGCCGACTCCGGCAGGCTGCCGCTGTCGCCCGCCCAGGAAGGGATCTGGTTCGAGCAGGAGGCCACCGGAAGCACCGGCCGGTACGTCATCGGACGCGGGTACTTCGTCGACGGCCCCCTCGACCCGGCCCGGCTGCGGACCGCCCTGACCCTGCTGGGCAGGCGCCAGGCCGCCCTGCGGACCGTCGTACGGCACGACGCCGACGGCCGGTGGCAGAGCCTGACCGCCGACCCGGGCGCGGCGGTGCGCCACATCGACCTCACCGGGGTTCCGGCCGGCGAACGCCAGGCCCTGGCCCGCGCCCTGGCCGCCGAGCACCGCACCGCGGAGCCGGACGCCGAAGGCACCCGGCTGCTGCGCACCCTGGTGCTCACCCTGGACGCCCGGAGCGCACTGCTCTACTTCGCCGTCCACCACGCCATCGCCGATGACTGGTCCCTGGACCTCTTCACGTCCGAGCTGTCCGCCCTGTACGCGGACCCGGCCGCCGACCTGCCGCCCCTGGACCCGGGCTACCCCGAGCACCTGCGCGGCTCCCTCGCGCCCCGCCCCGAACGGCTCGCCGCCGCGACCCGGTTCTGGCAGGGCGCGCTCGACGGCGGCGCCGCCGCACTCGACCTGGTCACCGACCGCCCCCGCCCCGCCGTCCTCAGCGGATCCGGCAACCGGGTGCGGCTGCGGATCGGCGCGGCGCAACACGCGCGCCACGCCGAGGCCGCCCGCCGGCACGGCGTCAGCCCGTACATGTTCGGCCTGGCCGGTGTGTACACGGTCCTGGCCGCCCACACCGAGCGCGACACCCTCACCCTGGGCGCCCTGGCCGCCGGGCGGAACCGGGCCGGGGCGCAGGGCCTCGTAGGCTGCTTCGTCAACCTGCTGCCCGTCCGGATCGAGGCGGACGCGGACACCACGACCGGTGTCCTGCTCGCCCGGGTCCGCGCCGCCTGCACCGAGGCCCTGCACCACGAGGACGTCCCCTTCCAGGCCGTGGGCCGGGAACTCGCCCAGGCCGCCGGCGGCCGGGCGGCCGTCCCCTTCCAGGCCGTCGTCAACCACCGGCAGCGCCGCCCGCTTCCACTGGAGCTGCCCGGCGCGCGGACCGCGCCCTGGGACGCCGGCGACCGCGACACCGCCACCTTCGAGCTGTCCTTCACCTTCCAGGAGGACGGCGACGGCCTCGACATCGAGGTCGAGTTCAGCACCGACCTCTACGACCGGGCCACCGCACAGCGGCTGGCCGGCCAGCTGGCCGCCGTGCTCGACCGCCTCGCGGACGGCGACCCGCCGCTGCACGACGTCACCCTGTACGAACCGGGGGAGCACGAGCGGCTGATCCGTGCCCCCGAGCCCGGCCCCCGGGCGGCGCGGACCACCCTGCCCGCCCTCGTCGCCCGGCAGGTCGCCGCCCGCCCGCACAAGACCGCCGTCGTCGGCGCCGACACCAGCCTCACCTACGCCGAACTCGACCGGCTCTCCGACACCGTGGCCGCCCGCCTCGCCACCCGAGGGATCCGGCCCGGCGACCGCATCGCCGTGTGCCTGGAGCGCACCCCGCTCCTCGCCGCGACCCTCCTCGGGGTGCTCAAGGCCGGAGCGGCCTACGTGCCGCTCGACCCTGCGTACCCGGCGCGGCGGCTGCGCCACTGCATCGGCGACGCCGATGCCGGCGCGCTGGTCTGTGCCAAGGACACCGCCGACACGCTGTTCGGGCCGGGTACGGAAGGCTCCGGCCCGCCCGTCCTGGACATCGAGGCCCTCACCGCCCCCGGCGAGCGGACCCCGCCCGCCGCGCACCGCGGCGACCCGGCCGACCCCGCGTACGTCATCTACACCTCCGGCAGCACCGGGCGTCCCCGGGGCGTCGCCGTCTCCCACGGCGCGGTCGCCAACACCCTCCTCGCCTGCCTCGGCCGACACCCCTTCACCGCCGACGACGTGTGGCTCCAACTGACCTCGCCCGGCTTCGACGTGGCCGCATTCGAGCAGTTCATGCCGCTCGTCTCCGGCGCCACCCTGGTGTACGCGGACGACGCCACCCGCGCCGACGGCCCGGCCCTCACCCACACCCTGCGCACCGCCGGGGTCACCGTGATGGTGACCGTGCCCTCCCTGCTGCGGGCCCTGGACCGTCCCGACCTGGCCGGCGTACGCGTACTGGTGGTCGCCGGCGAGCCCGCGGACGTCCACGACACCCGTCACTTCGCCGCGGACCGGGTCGTCGTCAACGGCTACGGCCCGGCCGAGGCGGCGATCCTGGCCACCACCCACCGGGCCGACCCCGCGGACGACCGGGCCCGCGTTCCCGTGGGCACCGCCCTGTCCGGCACCGCGGCCCACGTCGTGGACCGCCACGGACGGCTCGCGGCCACCGGCGTGCCCGGCGAACTGTGGCTCTCCGGCGCCGGACTCGGCGACGGCTACCTGGGCGACCCCGAGCGGACGGGTGCGTCGTTCACCACCCATCCCGCACTCACCGGCGCCAGCCGCTGCTACCGCACCGGGGACCGGGTGCGCCGGCTGTCCGACGGATCGATCGACTACCTCGGCCGGCTCGACCACCAGATCAAGCTGCGCGGCTTCCGCATCGAGCCCGGCGAGATCGAGGCCGCGCTCGCGGAACACCCCGGTGTCCGGGAGGCCGTCGCCGTCCTCCTCGGCGCGGGGGCCGACGCCGAACTCGCCGTCGGCTACGTCGGCACGGCCGCCCCCGGGGACGCCCGCGCCCACCTGGCCCGCCTCCTCCCGGCCCACATGGTGCCCCGGCTGGCCGTGCCCGTCCCCGCCATCCCGACCGGCAGCCACGGCAAGGCCGACCGGCCCGCGCTCGCCGCCCGCCTGGCCGCCGTGCGCCGGCAGCGGCCGCACCCGGCCGACGCAGGCGCCGACGGCCCCGCGAACGGGACCGAGCGGCGGCTGCTCGCCCTGTGGGAGGACGTACTGGGCGGGCCGGCCGGCTCCCCGGACGAGGACTTCTTCGCACGGGGCGGCCACTCCCTGCGCGTCATCCGGCTCCTGGGCCGCATCGAGCGGGAGTACGGCGTCCGGATCGCCGTCGCCGACTTCCTCGCCGCGCCGACCGTACGGGAGGTGGCCCGCCTGCTGGAGGGCTCCGGCCCGGCCGGGATCCCCGCGCGCAGCCGGTCCGCCCACCCGGGGACCGGCCGCCCCGCCGGTCCGGCGGCGCGGCCCGTGGGGCCCGACGACGCACGGCTCGACCCCGGCATCGTCTTCCGCGGGCGCCCCGGCCCCTTCGACCCGCGCGACGCCGTCCTGCTCACCGGAGCCACCGGATACGTGGGCTCCCACGTCCTCGCCGAGCTGCTGGACCGCACCACGGGCCCGGTCCTGTGCCTGGTCCGGGCCGAAGACCCGGACGCCGCCCGCCGACGGCTGTCCGCCGCTCTGCGCAGCCGCGGGCTGCGCCCCGACGCCTCGGACCCGCGGATCGTGCCCGTCCCCGGTGACCTGACCCGGCCCGGCCTGGGCCTCGACGGCACCGACCGGGAGCACGTCGTGCGGGCGACGACCGTCCTCCATCTCGGCGCCGAGGTCCACCACGTGTCCGGCTTCCACCACCTGGCGGCCGCCAACGTGGGCGGCACCGCCGAACTCCTGCGGATCTGCGCCGAGGGCCGCCCGGCCCGCCTCCACCACGTCTCCACCCTCGGCGTGTTCCGCGACGCACCCGGCGGCGACCGCCCGCGCACCATCACCGAGGCCACCCCGGCCGCCGCGGAACGCCACCCCCGCGGCCGCGGCTACGCGGCCGCCAAGTGGGCCGCCGAGCACCTCGTCGCCCAGGCCCTCGCACGCGGCGCCGACGCCCGGATCTACCGGCTCGGCCGGGCCGGCGGCAGCACGACGGGCGCCGTCAGCGAGGACGACTTCCTCAGCCGGCTCCTCGTCACCTCCACCGCCCTCGGCTGCCACCCCGACGACCCGCGGCTCGCCACCGACGCACTGCCCGTGGACACCATGGCCCGGGCCCTGGTCGCCCTGGCCCTCGCCGACGGAGCCCCGGGCACCGTCCACCACCTGCACCACCCCCGGCGGACGCCCTTGGCCGAACTGCTCGCCGTGCACGACCGCCGCACGGGCCGGACCACTCCCGCGGTCCCGCTGGACACCTGGCTCGGCCGCCTGGCCGACGCCGAGGCCGGCGGCACCGCACTGCCCGCCCTCGCCTACCGCGAGTACTTCCGGGACCTGCGCGACCACCCGGACGCCCGCCTCCCCGACCACCGCAACGACGCCACCCTCGCAGCCCTGCGGGCCCACGGCATCTCCCCGCCCGCCCTGGACGACGCCCTCGTCGGCCGCTGGTGGCAGAACCTCGACCGGAGCACCCGCGCATGA
- a CDS encoding cytochrome P450 translates to MTDPTTDLTTASQTAAPTTVRSADPHYPMDRQCPFAPPREATAIRDAGTVPRVTLWNGVRPWLFTRFDDARTILADPRFSADKSRPGYPLSSAVALAETAVEPTLLIMDNPQHDAVRRLVLGEFTVKRAEGWRPAVRAVVDGCLDRMLRGTEADLVADLALPVALTVICEFLGVPFEDRELFRGLTHTMNVVAGTTESAAAARQALQDYLEELVAAGEREPRDGFIGRMAARHLPDGTMTRPQLAAMALLLLTAGHDTTANMISLGVLTLLRHPGHFAALGADDDPELLAGTVEEMLRHLTVVQRGIRRIATEDVTVGDRFVRAGEGVVAAINVANRDPGRFPAGEEFDPAARAHGHLAFGYGPHQCMGQALARVELQEVYAAVARRIPTLRTAVPVEEIRFKSDMAVYGVHALPVTW, encoded by the coding sequence ATGACCGACCCGACGACCGACCTCACGACCGCATCGCAGACCGCCGCCCCGACCACCGTACGGAGCGCAGACCCGCACTACCCCATGGACCGGCAGTGCCCGTTCGCCCCGCCGCGGGAGGCCACCGCCATCCGCGACGCGGGCACCGTGCCCCGCGTGACGCTGTGGAACGGGGTCCGGCCCTGGCTGTTCACCCGCTTCGACGACGCCCGCACGATCCTCGCCGACCCCCGGTTCAGCGCGGACAAGAGCCGCCCCGGCTACCCGCTGTCCAGCGCCGTCGCCCTCGCCGAGACCGCCGTCGAACCGACCCTGCTGATCATGGACAACCCGCAGCACGACGCCGTACGGCGCCTGGTGCTCGGCGAGTTCACCGTGAAACGGGCCGAGGGGTGGCGCCCGGCCGTGCGCGCCGTGGTCGACGGCTGCCTGGACCGCATGCTCCGCGGGACCGAGGCGGACCTCGTGGCCGACCTGGCCCTGCCCGTCGCACTCACCGTCATCTGCGAGTTCCTCGGCGTCCCCTTCGAGGACCGCGAGCTCTTCCGCGGACTGACCCACACCATGAACGTCGTCGCCGGCACCACCGAGAGCGCCGCCGCCGCCCGGCAGGCCCTCCAGGACTACCTGGAGGAACTCGTCGCCGCGGGCGAACGGGAGCCGCGGGACGGCTTCATCGGCCGCATGGCCGCCCGGCACCTGCCCGACGGGACCATGACCCGGCCCCAACTCGCCGCGATGGCCCTGCTGCTGCTCACCGCCGGCCACGACACCACCGCCAACATGATCTCCCTCGGGGTGCTCACCCTGCTGCGCCACCCCGGCCACTTCGCCGCCCTCGGCGCGGACGACGACCCCGAACTGCTCGCCGGCACCGTCGAGGAGATGCTGCGCCACCTCACCGTGGTCCAGCGCGGCATCCGCCGGATCGCCACCGAGGACGTGACGGTCGGCGACCGGTTCGTCCGGGCCGGAGAGGGCGTCGTCGCCGCCATCAACGTCGCCAACCGGGACCCCGGACGCTTCCCCGCCGGTGAGGAGTTCGACCCCGCCGCCCGCGCCCACGGCCACCTCGCCTTCGGCTACGGGCCCCACCAGTGCATGGGCCAGGCGCTGGCCCGGGTGGAGCTCCAGGAGGTCTACGCCGCCGTGGCCCGCCGGATCCCCACGCTGCGCACCGCCGTGCCCGTCGAGGAGATCCGCTTCAAGTCCGACATGGCCGTGTACGGGGTGCACGCCCTGCCCGTGACGTGGTGA
- a CDS encoding ferredoxin, protein MKVTLDPERCVGAGHCVLSAGTVFDQDEADGVVLLLDPEPAEDLADAVLEAADLCPARAILVTGADGRPV, encoded by the coding sequence GTGAAGGTCACCCTCGATCCCGAGCGCTGCGTCGGCGCCGGCCACTGCGTCCTGTCCGCCGGCACCGTCTTCGACCAGGACGAGGCCGACGGCGTCGTCCTGCTGCTGGACCCGGAACCGGCCGAGGACCTCGCCGACGCCGTCCTGGAAGCCGCCGACCTCTGCCCCGCCCGGGCCATCCTCGTCACCGGGGCCGACGGGCGGCCCGTATGA
- a CDS encoding FAD-binding oxidoreductase translates to MTAALLDALRAALDGHGALVTDPAATTGYAHDMMPLAPYGRPLAVVLPASAEQVQACVRACAAAGVPIVPRGAGTGLTGAANAVDGCVVLATTRMNRILELDPDNRLAVVEPGVVNQDLKTAAAAHGLYYPPDPSSLDTCTLGGNLATNAGGLCCGKYGVTGDYVLGLEAVLADGSLLRTGRRTVKGVAGYDLTRLLVGSEGTLGIITRATLALRPLPAVPGTVVAAFDSVAQAGASVNRIVRAGLVPSLMEIMDATSLRASSAYLGTELVGEGDQALLLCQSDAPGAAREAELDHMERVFRQAGAVYTHATQDAAEGALLLRARRVSLAALEARGACMTEDVAVPRTRIAELIEGCTRIGTDAGLTVAVVGHAGDGNMHPTVLYDGADTGQYARARTAFDAILALALSLGGTITGEHGVGKLKQDWLERELGPVALRVHQGLKDALDPAGLFNPGAVLARRPTGTRRAT, encoded by the coding sequence ATGACCGCCGCCCTGCTGGACGCCCTCCGCGCCGCCCTCGACGGCCACGGCGCCCTGGTCACCGACCCGGCCGCCACCACCGGCTACGCCCACGACATGATGCCGCTGGCCCCGTACGGCCGCCCGCTCGCGGTGGTCCTGCCCGCCTCGGCCGAGCAGGTGCAGGCATGCGTACGGGCCTGCGCGGCGGCCGGCGTGCCCATCGTCCCCCGGGGCGCCGGAACGGGTCTGACCGGCGCCGCCAACGCCGTCGACGGCTGCGTCGTCCTGGCCACGACGCGGATGAACCGGATCCTCGAACTCGACCCGGACAACCGGCTCGCCGTCGTGGAACCCGGCGTGGTCAACCAGGACCTGAAGACGGCCGCCGCCGCCCACGGCCTGTACTACCCGCCCGACCCCTCCAGCCTCGACACGTGCACCCTCGGCGGCAACCTGGCCACCAACGCCGGCGGCCTGTGCTGCGGCAAGTACGGGGTCACCGGCGACTACGTCCTCGGCCTGGAGGCGGTCCTCGCCGACGGCTCCCTCCTGCGCACCGGCCGACGCACCGTCAAAGGTGTCGCGGGCTACGACCTCACCCGCCTGCTCGTCGGCAGCGAGGGCACCCTCGGCATCATCACGCGGGCCACCCTCGCCCTGCGCCCGCTGCCGGCCGTGCCCGGCACCGTCGTCGCGGCCTTCGACTCGGTGGCCCAGGCCGGCGCCAGCGTCAACCGGATCGTCCGGGCCGGCCTCGTGCCCTCCCTCATGGAGATCATGGACGCGACGTCGCTGCGCGCCTCCTCCGCCTACCTGGGCACCGAACTCGTCGGCGAAGGGGACCAGGCCCTGCTGCTGTGCCAGTCCGACGCACCCGGAGCCGCCCGCGAAGCCGAACTCGACCACATGGAACGCGTGTTCCGGCAGGCGGGCGCGGTGTACACGCACGCCACGCAGGACGCGGCGGAGGGCGCCCTGCTGCTGCGCGCCCGCCGGGTGAGCCTCGCCGCCCTCGAAGCCCGGGGCGCCTGCATGACCGAGGACGTCGCGGTGCCCCGTACCCGCATCGCCGAACTGATCGAGGGCTGCACACGGATCGGCACCGACGCGGGGCTCACCGTCGCGGTCGTCGGCCACGCGGGCGACGGCAACATGCACCCCACCGTCCTCTACGACGGCGCCGACACCGGGCAGTACGCCCGCGCCCGGACGGCGTTCGACGCGATCCTCGCCCTCGCCCTGTCCCTCGGCGGCACCATCACCGGCGAGCACGGGGTCGGCAAGCTCAAGCAGGACTGGCTGGAACGCGAGCTGGGACCCGTGGCGCTGCGCGTCCACCAAGGCCTCAAGGACGCCCTCGACCCGGCGGGCCTGTTCAACCCCGGCGCCGTCCTCGCCCGCCGGCCGACCGGGACCCGCCGTGCCACTTGA
- a CDS encoding MFS transporter, with translation MPLETLRTVAGLAPPLRTLFLTTLLFRTGTMAYPFLTPHLLGGGGLDAAGAGLVVTAFGVGALAADLAAGRLLGRLHPYTLMRGGFLLGAAAVAVVPLLHGLPALAAGVLVWGFAYEIVTPAAYAATIAGSPPEQRKVAFSCHRLAINLGLSAGPLVGALLYALDPYSVFWANALCVLAAAAFLHLRRAHRPGAGPYADTGSGGGGGPGNEAAPRGTLRPTAAERTRFWTVFGLSLPIQLAYALPSVFTGAYVIVGLGLPGYWAGVVFTVNAVGIVLFEVPLNIRMARVGHLATLLTGYALAGAGFLLMALADTGPELVLATLVWTAGEIVVFPGLLDYVSRVSGPAADRTMGLYASGVNLAFITAPQLALHLSAPGHPGAPWTAAGAAVCAACLLLLAARTHPYTWHKEEPCTSAT, from the coding sequence GTGCCACTTGAGACCCTGCGGACCGTGGCCGGGCTCGCCCCGCCCCTGCGGACCCTGTTCCTCACCACCCTGCTCTTCCGCACCGGCACCATGGCCTACCCCTTCCTCACCCCCCACCTGCTGGGCGGCGGAGGCCTGGACGCGGCCGGGGCGGGCCTGGTCGTCACCGCCTTCGGGGTCGGTGCCCTCGCCGCGGACCTGGCCGCCGGACGGCTCCTGGGGCGGCTGCACCCGTACACGCTGATGCGCGGCGGCTTCCTGCTGGGCGCCGCCGCGGTCGCGGTGGTGCCGCTGCTGCACGGCCTGCCCGCGCTCGCCGCGGGGGTACTGGTCTGGGGGTTCGCGTACGAGATCGTCACCCCGGCGGCGTACGCGGCCACGATCGCCGGGTCCCCGCCCGAGCAGCGCAAGGTCGCGTTCTCCTGCCACCGGCTCGCCATCAACCTCGGACTGTCCGCGGGCCCGCTCGTGGGGGCGCTGCTGTACGCGCTCGACCCGTACTCCGTGTTCTGGGCCAACGCCCTGTGCGTCCTGGCGGCCGCGGCGTTCCTGCACCTGCGCCGCGCACACCGGCCCGGTGCGGGACCGTACGCCGACACCGGCAGCGGTGGTGGCGGCGGTCCGGGGAACGAGGCCGCCCCGCGCGGCACGCTCCGCCCGACGGCGGCCGAACGCACCCGGTTCTGGACCGTGTTCGGCCTCTCGCTGCCCATCCAGCTGGCCTACGCGCTGCCCTCGGTCTTCACCGGCGCCTACGTCATCGTGGGCCTCGGCCTGCCCGGCTACTGGGCCGGCGTCGTCTTCACCGTCAACGCCGTCGGGATCGTCCTGTTCGAGGTACCGCTCAACATCCGCATGGCACGCGTCGGACACCTGGCGACGCTGCTGACCGGCTACGCCCTCGCGGGCGCCGGGTTCCTGCTCATGGCCCTGGCCGACACCGGGCCGGAGCTGGTGCTCGCCACCCTCGTCTGGACGGCCGGGGAGATCGTCGTCTTCCCCGGACTGCTCGACTACGTCAGCCGGGTCTCGGGCCCGGCCGCCGACCGCACCATGGGCCTGTACGCGAGCGGCGTCAACCTGGCCTTCATCACTGCCCCGCAACTCGCCCTGCACCTCTCGGCCCCCGGCCACCCGGGCGCCCCGTGGACGGCCGCCGGAGCGGCGGTCTGCGCCGCCTGCCTGCTGCTGCTCGCCGCCCGCACCCACCCGTACACCTGGCACAAGGAGGAACCGTGCACAAGCGCGACCTGA